AGCCCTCCATCACCGCCGCATGGACGTGGGGTGCGGCCAGCACCCCGGCCAGCGGCGCGTACCCGGCGGCAAGCCCTTTGCCAAGCACCAGCAGGTCCGGGGTGACGTGCCACTGGGATAGCGCGAACATCGAGCCTGCCCGCCCGAGGCCGCACATCACCTCGTCGGCGATGAACAGCACGCCGTGGCGTGCACAAATGCGCTGCACCTCCTGGTAGTACCCCGCAGCAGGGGAGAGGGCCGCGTCGGAGGCCCCAACCACCGGTTCGGCGATGAAAGCCGCGACCGACTCAGGCCCCAGCTGTAACAGCAGCGTCTCGAGCTGCCGCGCATCCTGCTCACCATCGACCCTGGGGTCAGGGCGCGGAATCTTCGGGAAGGCGTCCTCGTTCAGGAGTGGTCGGTACAGCGCGCGCCGTGCACCCATTCCGGAGGCGGCCAGCGCACCCAGGCTGGCACCGTGGTAGCTGGGTTTGCGTGTCACGATTCGGTAGCGGCCGCTTTCGCCCCGTTCGGTGTGGTACTGGCGGGCGAGCTTGATGGCACTTTCGACCGCTTCCGAGCCGCCTGACACGGCCCAGAAGCGGTAACCGTCCTGGGGGAGCAGGCCCGCGAGGCGCGCGGCGTAGCGTTCGTAGATCTCGCTGGTGAACTGGCTGCCGTGGACGAAAGGCAACGCGCGGGCCTGCCGGCCCAGCGCGTCGGCGATGCCCGGGTGCCCATGACCGATGTTGGCGACCAGGGCGCCCGACGCGCCGTCCAGATAGCGCTTGCCTGAAGCGTCCCACAAATACACACCCTGACCACGAACGGCCACCGGATAGGTCTTGGCCGAGCGGTGAAACACGCTGCTCACCGGTGGCCCGCCCCACGGAATGGCCGAGCGACGTGATTCGCTCCGTAAAGGAAAAGAAAAAGCACGCGTCGTCCTCAGTATTTCTGGGCGATGGTCTTGGACTGCAGGAACCAGAACAGGTAGTCCGGCCCTCCAACCTTGGCGCCCGTGCCGCTCAGGTTATAACCGCCAAAGGCGTGGGTACCGCTGAGCGCGCCCGTACATTTGCGGTTCAGGTACAGGTTGCCGACGTGAAAGCGTCGGCGTGCTTCGTCAAGCTTGTGCGGGTCCCGGCTGTAGAAACTGCCCGTCAGGCCAAATTCCGAATCGTTGGCCAGTTCCAGGGCGTGCTGCCAGTCGCGGGCGCGTGTGAAGGCCAGCACAGGTCCGAACAGCTCCTCACGAAACAGTCGCGAGTCGCGTGGAACCTCGCTGAAAATTGTGGGCTGGATAAATGCGCCGTCACAGTCTTCGACTTGAACCCGCTCACCCCCCAGCACCAGTTTCGCCTGCTGCTTGCCCTCCTCGATGGCACGCAGCAGGCGTTCTCCCTGGCGCATCTCGATGACCGGACCGACCTCGAAGGCCTCTTCACCCGGACCGACCCGCAACTGGGCGGCGCGCTCCACGACTTTGGCGAGCACCTCGTCGTACACGCTGTCCTCGACAATGGCCCGCGAGCAGGCGCTGCACTTCTGCCCGGCGTACCCGAACGCGGCCTGCACGATGCCCGTCGCGGCGGCATCGAGATCGGCGTCGGCGCAGACGACCGTGGCGTCCTTGCCGCCCATCTCGGCCATCACCCGCTTGAGCCAGATCTGCCCCGGCTGCACCCGTGACGCACGCTCGTAAATGCGCATCCCGATTTCCTTGCTCCCCGTAAAGGCCACCATGCGGACCCGGGGATGGTCCACCAGCGGATCGCCCATCTGGTCGTCCTCGCCGGTCAGGAAATTGACTACCCCTTTCGGCAAGCCGGCCTGCTCCAGAATTTCGAGCAGCAGCCAGGCACTCAGGGGTGCCTCGGACGCGGGTTTGAGCACCACGGTATTTCCGGCGGCGATGGCACCGAGGGCCATGCCCAGTGGAATGGCACTTGGGAAATTCCAGGGTGAGATGACCGCCACGACCCCGATGGGCTCGTAGATCATCGTGACGTGTTCGTCGGGCATGGGCTCGACCGGTTTGGGCTGGGCCCACTTCAGCGCTTCACGGGCGAAGATCTCGAAGTGGTCGACGCTCTCGGCCACCTCGCCGTCGGCTTCTGTCCAGTTCTTGCCATTTTCGAGTGTCATGACGGCGTTCAGTTCCATGCGCCGCGCGCGCAGCAACTGACCGGCGCGTTTCAGGATCGTGGCGCGCTGCAGAGGATCTGAAAATCGCCAGGTTTCGTATGCTTCGGCCGCTGCCGAAACGGCGCGCTCCAGGTGCTCACGCTGCGCTTTTGGAAAACGCCACACCACCTCGGCGTTCTGCGCGGGGTTGGTCACGGCGAAGGTGTCGGTCAGCTCGACGCGCTCACCCCCCAGGATCAGTGGAAAGGAACGGCCCAGGTAGGTTTGACGCACGTAGCGAAATGCCTCGCGCTGTCGTTCGGCCACCTCAGGGCAACTGAAATCAAAGTACGCTTCGTGGGTAAAGGGCAACAGACCCGCAATCAGGCTCATAGATCTCCTTTTGAACGCCGAAATGCGCTCGAAACATCAAGGTTTTTCTGAGCCTAACACGCGTTTTTTGCGCGGCGACCGTGTCTTGCCATGCGTCAAGAACTCCTCGAACGCACTTTGCAGACGCTTGCGCGCGGCGCACATCACTTTACATTTGCCGCAGTGGTGTTCGCCCCCACACCATTGTCGTCATCAGGTTGACGACCACCGCAGTGACGCTCCGCAGAGGTGGCAGCACCAAGCTGCGGTGAGCGGCCGGGCGAATCGTTGGAGCCCCGGCTTTACCCGGGGCCGACATCGCGCCTGACCGTGCAGATCACGGCGTTCGCGTCGAACCACTCGACACTTACCGGCTTTTCCTGCGCTATGGATGCCAGGTCTACCCTTTGATCATCTCGCGCGGGGGAAGCAGTTTCTTGCCGTGAAGGGGCGTGGACAGCACGATGCTGGTCGAGCAGGTGAAGCCCATCTGGATCAGTTCGCCCAGCAGCGCGTCGAGGGCCTGGACGTGCTCGACGGCCACCTTGATGATGCAGCTGTTGCCACCCGTGACACTGTGGACCTCCAGGACCCCGTCGCGCTTCTCCGACCAGCGCACCAGCTGCGGGTCACGCTGCCCGCTGTCCTGTACCCCGATAAAAGCGGTGATCGGTCGGCCGAGGGGCTCAGGAGCGACCCGCGCACCGTACCCCAGAATGACTCCCGCGTCTTCCAGCCGACGCACGCGCTCGGTGACCGCCGGGGCTGACAGGTCGACCCGCCGTCCAAGCTCGCGCATCGAAAGCCGTGCGTCCTGCTGAAGTTCGGTGAGGATCTTGAGATCGGTCGGATCAAGCTTCATGCCGGCATCTTATCAAACGTAAAGTCGGCGACTCATAATTCTGGGCTGCTGCTTCACGAAACCGCCGCGCGGCCGTGAAAAGCCCATTCAAAGTGTTCCCGGTTTCTTTCTAGACTAAACCTAACAACCGTTCGAACTGGTGGCGCGCTTGCGGATCGCGTTCGCCCACCAACGACCGTTCATTGAGAGGAGCGCTTATGCCGCTGCACCCGCAGGCCACCACCCGTTCACAACAGATGCTTCCCCGCAATCACCGCGCAGACACCTGGAGGGAGGTGCCCGACGAGCTGTGGTATGACTGGAAGTGGCAACTGAAGAACCGCATCAACTCCCTTGAAGAACTCGAAGCCATCCTCGAACTGACCGAGTCCGAGCGGCGTGGCATCAGCGCCGAGGGAATCTTCCGGCTGGACATCACCCCGTATTTCGCGTCCCTGATGGACCGGACCGACCCCACCTGCCCGATTCGGCGCCAGGTCATCCCAACGCACCACGAGCTGACTCCTTTCACCAGCATGATGGAAGACTCCCTGGCCGAGGACCGCCACAGCCCGGTGCCCGGCCTGGTTCACCGCTACCCGGACCGGGTGCTGATGCTGGTGACCACCCAATGCGCGAGTTATTGCCGCTATTGCACACGCAGCCGTATCGTGGGCGACCCCAGCGAGACCTTCAAACCTGCCGAGTATCAGGCGCAGCTCGACTACCTGCGGCGCACACCACAGGTGCGTGACGTGCTGCTCTCGGGCGGCGATCCCCTGACGCTGGCGCCCAAGGTGCTCTCCGGGCTGCTCTCCGAGTTGCGCAAGATCGAGCACATCGAGATCATTCGCATTGGCACGCGCGTGCCGGTGTTCATGCCCATGCGGGTGACGCAGGAACTGTGCGACGTGCTGGCCGCGCACCACCCGCTGTGGATGAACATTCACATCAACCACCCGCGCGAGATCACCCCGGAAGTCGCTGAGGCCTGCGACCGCCTGACGCGCGCCGGTGTGCCGCTGGGCAACCAGGCGGTGTTGCTGCGCGGGGTGAACGACCACGCGGTCATCATGCAGAAGCTGATGCGCGAGTTGGTCAAGATTCGCGTTCGCCCCTACTACATCTACCAGTGCGACCTCGTGCACGGCGCCGGACACCTGCGCACGACCGTCGCCAAGGGCCTGGAAATCATGGAGAGTCTGCGTGGGCACACCAGCGGCTACAGCATTCCCACTTACGTGGTCGACGCGCCCGGCGGTGGCGGCAAGATTCCGGTGATGCCCAACTACGTCCTGGCGCAAGGTGGCGACAAGCTGATTTTGCGCAACTTCGAGGGCTATATCGCCGCCTACAGTGAGCCGACCGACTATACCGGTCCTGACATGGCCGTGCCGCAGGACTGGGTTCGCCAGGAGCCCGGTCAGAGCGGCATTTACGGTCTGATGGAGGGTGAGCGGATCAGCATCGAGCCCAAGGAGTTCAGCGAGTCGCGCCACCGGCCCGGAGCGACCCAGCACCGCCTCAACAGTCGCGAGGACAAGTGGGCGGCTTATGGAGTGGGTCAGGCGGCCGCGAACACCGTGACCGACACCGCGCCGGACGGCATGCTCGATACCCCGCTGCACAGCGGCGATGACTGACCCTCGTGCCCCATAGCAAGGAATGAATCTGCCCGACTGCAGTGGACCGGGCGCCGAACCAGAACCCCACTGCTGCCAACACACTTGCGCTGAACGCCAATCGCTGAAAGCCCTGGCAAAGGAGCCCGCATGACCTTCACCTCGATTCGCCGCCCTGTGATCAATACCCCGCTTCCCGGCCCCAAGGCTGCAGAACTGCTCGCGCGCGACCGTGTGCGGTTGTCGACCAGCTACATGCGCCCGTACCCGTTCGTGCCCGACTTTGGCGAGGGTGTCTGGCTGACCGACGTTGACGGCAACACCATGCTCGACTTTATGGCAGGTATTGCCGTGAGCACCACGGGCTACAACCATCCGCATGTGGTGGCAGCCATCACAGAGCAGGCCCAGCGGTTTATGCACGTCTGCCTCACCGACTATCCCCAGGAGGTCACCACCTGCCTTGCCGAACGTCTGATTGCGCACGTCGCGCGTCCAGGTGAGCCCTGGCGGGCCTTTTTCGGCAACAGCGGCGCCGAGGCCGTCGAGGCCGCGGTGAAGCTGGCGCGCAACCACACTGGCCGCAGTCACATCATCTCCACGCTGGGTTCATTCCACGGCCGCACCTACGGCGCCATTACGCTGACCGGCAGCAAGACCAAGTACAAGCGTGGCTTTGGTCCCCTGCTGCCCAACGTCAGCCACATTCCCTACCCCAACCCGTTTCGTCCACCCTTGGGCAGCACGCCAGAAACCTGCGCGGACGCGGTGCTGTCCTATCTGGAAGACACGCTGTTTCAGACCGTGATCCCGGCTGACGAGGTTGCCGCCATTATCGTGGAGCCGCTGCAGGGCGAAGGTGGGTACATCGTGCCGCCAGCCGACTTTCTGCCCAAGCTGCGCGCCCTGTGCGACCGCCACGGCATCCTGTTGATCTACGACGAGGTGCAGGCCGGGATGGGACGCAGTGGGAAATTCCTGTCTTACCAGCACTTTTTCGAGGGCGGTGACGTGCAGCCCGACATCATCACGATGGCCAAGGGCCTGGCCAGCGGTATGCCCATCTCGTGCATGTTGGCACGCGAAAGTGTCATGACCTGGCCGGTGGGCAGCCACGGGAGCACCTTCGGCGGCAATCCGGTCGCGGCCGCAGCCGCGCTGGCGACCCTGGACTTGCTCGAAGGTCACGTGCGCCACCCTGGCTGTGGCGAGAGCCTGATGCACAATGCCGCCAACGTCGGGGATTTCGTGCTGGGCGAACTGCGCGCGATGCAACACGAGTTCGGCTTTCTCGGCGACGTGCGTGGCAAAGGCCTTTTCATCGGACTGGAGTTCGTCGGCACGAATGGTCGTGCCGATGGGGCACTGCGTGACCGGGCCAGCATGGCGATGTTTCAGCGTGGACTATTGAACCTCGATTGCGGCGAGAGCACGATCCGCATCAGCCCGCCGCTCATCCTGACGCGTAATGAGGCCGGGGTCGGCCTGGAATTGATGCGCGAAGCCCTGTCGAGCCTGTAGTTTCTGTACAACAGGCGAGCACGTGAGGAGGACCACCCGTGGCGGTGGTCCTCTTTTGTCATGCTCTGGGAATCGTCCGGTCGGTCAGGGCTGCGGGCCGCCAGGCGGGTCGCGGCGCTTGGTATTCGATACGCCCATGATAATTCCAAGCCCGACCAACACGATCGCGCCGACCATAATCCATGTCTGGCTCAGTCCGGCGACGCTTGCCCCGTAAGCCAGGCCGGCGACGAGAATAATGAATCCCAACATGTAAATGCCAAATGACGACATCGTTTCCTCCTTTGGGCAAATGGCCCATTTCAGGTACGGCTGCAGTTTAAGCTGAAGGCCAGGCCTGCTGAATTCCGCCATCCTTCAGGTGGCGTCAAAAATCAGTCAGGCCCGAGCGACCTGAAATGCGATGACCACCTGAGGACAATTCGTTCGGCTGAGGATGG
The Deinococcus peraridilitoris DSM 19664 genome window above contains:
- a CDS encoding acetyl ornithine aminotransferase family protein, whose translation is MTFTSIRRPVINTPLPGPKAAELLARDRVRLSTSYMRPYPFVPDFGEGVWLTDVDGNTMLDFMAGIAVSTTGYNHPHVVAAITEQAQRFMHVCLTDYPQEVTTCLAERLIAHVARPGEPWRAFFGNSGAEAVEAAVKLARNHTGRSHIISTLGSFHGRTYGAITLTGSKTKYKRGFGPLLPNVSHIPYPNPFRPPLGSTPETCADAVLSYLEDTLFQTVIPADEVAAIIVEPLQGEGGYIVPPADFLPKLRALCDRHGILLIYDEVQAGMGRSGKFLSYQHFFEGGDVQPDIITMAKGLASGMPISCMLARESVMTWPVGSHGSTFGGNPVAAAAALATLDLLEGHVRHPGCGESLMHNAANVGDFVLGELRAMQHEFGFLGDVRGKGLFIGLEFVGTNGRADGALRDRASMAMFQRGLLNLDCGESTIRISPPLILTRNEAGVGLELMREALSSL
- a CDS encoding L-glutamate gamma-semialdehyde dehydrogenase, producing the protein MSLIAGLLPFTHEAYFDFSCPEVAERQREAFRYVRQTYLGRSFPLILGGERVELTDTFAVTNPAQNAEVVWRFPKAQREHLERAVSAAAEAYETWRFSDPLQRATILKRAGQLLRARRMELNAVMTLENGKNWTEADGEVAESVDHFEIFAREALKWAQPKPVEPMPDEHVTMIYEPIGVVAVISPWNFPSAIPLGMALGAIAAGNTVVLKPASEAPLSAWLLLEILEQAGLPKGVVNFLTGEDDQMGDPLVDHPRVRMVAFTGSKEIGMRIYERASRVQPGQIWLKRVMAEMGGKDATVVCADADLDAAATGIVQAAFGYAGQKCSACSRAIVEDSVYDEVLAKVVERAAQLRVGPGEEAFEVGPVIEMRQGERLLRAIEEGKQQAKLVLGGERVQVEDCDGAFIQPTIFSEVPRDSRLFREELFGPVLAFTRARDWQHALELANDSEFGLTGSFYSRDPHKLDEARRRFHVGNLYLNRKCTGALSGTHAFGGYNLSGTGAKVGGPDYLFWFLQSKTIAQKY
- a CDS encoding KamA family radical SAM protein translates to MPLHPQATTRSQQMLPRNHRADTWREVPDELWYDWKWQLKNRINSLEELEAILELTESERRGISAEGIFRLDITPYFASLMDRTDPTCPIRRQVIPTHHELTPFTSMMEDSLAEDRHSPVPGLVHRYPDRVLMLVTTQCASYCRYCTRSRIVGDPSETFKPAEYQAQLDYLRRTPQVRDVLLSGGDPLTLAPKVLSGLLSELRKIEHIEIIRIGTRVPVFMPMRVTQELCDVLAAHHPLWMNIHINHPREITPEVAEACDRLTRAGVPLGNQAVLLRGVNDHAVIMQKLMRELVKIRVRPYYIYQCDLVHGAGHLRTTVAKGLEIMESLRGHTSGYSIPTYVVDAPGGGGKIPVMPNYVLAQGGDKLILRNFEGYIAAYSEPTDYTGPDMAVPQDWVRQEPGQSGIYGLMEGERISIEPKEFSESRHRPGATQHRLNSREDKWAAYGVGQAAANTVTDTAPDGMLDTPLHSGDD
- a CDS encoding Lrp/AsnC family transcriptional regulator, coding for MKLDPTDLKILTELQQDARLSMRELGRRVDLSAPAVTERVRRLEDAGVILGYGARVAPEPLGRPITAFIGVQDSGQRDPQLVRWSEKRDGVLEVHSVTGGNSCIIKVAVEHVQALDALLGELIQMGFTCSTSIVLSTPLHGKKLLPPREMIKG
- a CDS encoding aspartate aminotransferase family protein; this encodes MSSVFHRSAKTYPVAVRGQGVYLWDASGKRYLDGASGALVANIGHGHPGIADALGRQARALPFVHGSQFTSEIYERYAARLAGLLPQDGYRFWAVSGGSEAVESAIKLARQYHTERGESGRYRIVTRKPSYHGASLGALAASGMGARRALYRPLLNEDAFPKIPRPDPRVDGEQDARQLETLLLQLGPESVAAFIAEPVVGASDAALSPAAGYYQEVQRICARHGVLFIADEVMCGLGRAGSMFALSQWHVTPDLLVLGKGLAAGYAPLAGVLAAPHVHAAVMEGSGAFKHGFTYAGHPISLAAGDAVLEVIEQQNLVERSRCAGDALLAGLRDLAQDFSQILEVRGRGLMLGLVLGDPDTREAYDDPGLAERLGRAAFAHGLITYPGSGALDGRRGDHLLLGPPLNATDRELDELLSLLRVACTETLTGRTHPA